A section of the Stenotrophomonas sp. 364 genome encodes:
- a CDS encoding TetR family transcriptional regulator has protein sequence MARRTRAEMEETRAALLATAHAVFTAQGYADASMDDLTAQAGLTRGALYHHFGDKKGLLQALVAQLDAAMDARLQTISATAADPWDGFRSRCHAYLQMALEPDIQRIVLRDARAVLGGASPEAQRHCVASMQGLIENLMRLGVVADANPQALASLIYGSLAEAAFWIAEAPEATERLGQAQAALDLLLRGLLAAR, from the coding sequence ATGGCCCGCCGTACCCGTGCCGAGATGGAAGAAACCCGCGCCGCCCTTCTGGCCACGGCGCATGCGGTGTTCACCGCACAGGGCTATGCGGACGCCTCGATGGATGATCTGACCGCGCAGGCGGGGCTCACCCGTGGCGCGCTGTATCACCATTTCGGCGACAAGAAGGGATTGCTGCAGGCCCTGGTGGCGCAGCTGGACGCCGCCATGGATGCCCGGCTGCAGACGATATCGGCGACGGCCGCCGATCCCTGGGACGGGTTCCGCAGCCGCTGCCATGCCTATCTGCAGATGGCCCTGGAGCCGGACATCCAGCGCATCGTGCTGCGTGATGCGCGCGCGGTGCTGGGCGGGGCGTCACCGGAGGCGCAGCGCCATTGCGTCGCCTCGATGCAGGGCCTGATCGAGAACCTCATGCGCCTTGGCGTGGTAGCCGACGCCAACCCGCAGGCGCTGGCCTCGTTGATATACGGCAGCCTGGCCGAAGCGGCGTTCTGGATCGCCGAAGCGCCCGAGGCGACGGAGCGCCTGGGCCAGGCACAGGCCGCGCTGGATCTGCTGCTGCGCGGCCTGCTGGCCGCCCGATAA